The nucleotide sequence TCGGTTGCCGGTGCGCTGTCACGCCGCAGCTCGACGACGGCCAACTCGAGCGACTTCATCACGCTGTCGATCCGCGCGCACCAATCCAGCGTGAACGCTTCGTAGTGCGCGAGCGCAACCGCCCCCAAGGCGCGATGCAGCGCCGGGAGCTTGGCCTTGAGCGCCCGCTCCGCCAAGAGATCCGCGTCGCGCACGGCGCCGAGCAGGTCCTGCCCCCGCGTGGCGAGTTCGTACCAGGCGCCCAACGCCGGACGCGATTTGGCGAAGGGTGCGAGCATGGCGCGCTGCCGCTTGAGCCGGATGCGTACCCGATGCATCGCGTCGCGCGAGGCCACGCTGGTCACGCCCTCGAGATCACGCCGTAGTCGCACCGACGCCCGTTCAACGCGTGTGGCGAGATGGCGCGCGAACGGCGTGGGTGTCGCCGGCATGCCCACGCGATGCATGAGCAGGTACGTGGACAGGCGAGCCACCAGACGGTCCACGATCGGATCGAGATGCTTCTCGAACGCGCGCGTGACGTTGGCGGACGAGCGTGACGCGCGTCGGTCGAGGATGGCACGCAGACGGATGGCTTCGTCGCGCGCGACGGCGGGCAGCTGTTCCATTTCCGCGTCGAGCCACGAGCGTTGTACGTCGGCATCGCGCACGGCATTGGTCGCTTGCCCCAGTGCCCGAAGTGCACGCAGTGTGCGTCCGTCGACCGCGCCATCAAGCGCAGTCTCATGCTCTCGCAGCACCGCACGCAGCCGCCGTAGCGAGACGCGAGCGCGGTGCAACGTTTCGGCATCCGTCCCG is from Gemmatimonas sp. and encodes:
- a CDS encoding CHAD domain-containing protein, whose protein sequence is MITMTTMADGALLTATDLRRLLPEVLRRPAQEGARVVALHWLEQLCEARARWQPSAIGSPKALPPGEAALLTGAPLATAGTAFGTDAETLHRARVSLRRLRAVLREHETALDGAVDGRTLRALRALGQATNAVRDADVQRSWLDAEMEQLPAVARDEAIRLRAILDRRASRSSANVTRAFEKHLDPIVDRLVARLSTYLLMHRVGMPATPTPFARHLATRVERASVRLRRDLEGVTSVASRDAMHRVRIRLKRQRAMLAPFAKSRPALGAWYELATRGQDLLGAVRDADLLAERALKAKLPALHRALGAVALAHYEAFTLDWCARIDSVMKSLELAVVELRRDSAPATEAGVPLEIERKYLLTRVPPVAAAVSPTLIEQGWLPGTALRERLRRSTNPDGTVVCWRNVKLGPAQARVEIDEGTSRELFEAMWPLTAAARVRKQRHVVRDEAYAWEIDVFLDRDLVLAEVELSGLDDQPALPAWLAPYVERDVTGEPAFFNSVLARAERAPR